One genomic region from Oncorhynchus clarkii lewisi isolate Uvic-CL-2024 chromosome 21, UVic_Ocla_1.0, whole genome shotgun sequence encodes:
- the LOC139378901 gene encoding signaling lymphocytic activation molecule-like has protein sequence MVIQTDIKLLGNHSCTVRLVCNVSCYPNIIYTWERDNEIYGDAQQIHFSLSPAEGDINVKCNASNLVSWKTASTTVKCSNDTTTPGQAWYSIYHGVSVGGAVVLILTVAVAVCYCRKHRNKADLTDNTIYADVMDNTRSRDTRSNSHLNPVSIYETVNDLVIPRLNKPQTLYDKITFGRREAHPSPFQEVL, from the exons ATGGTGATCCAGACAGACATCAAGCTATTGGGCAACCACTCCTGTACGGTACGGCTGGTGTGCAACGTGTCCTGCTACCCCAACATTATCTACACgtgggagagagacaatgagatcTACGGTGACGCCCAGCAgattcacttctctctctcaccagcagagggagacatcAATGTAAAGTGCAACGCCTccaacctagtcagttggaaaacTGCCTCTACGACAGTAAAGTGTAGTAATGACACAACCACCCCAG GACAGGCATGGTATTCCATCTACCACGGAGTATCAGTAGGAGGCGCTGTGGTGCTGATCCTCACTGTAGCTGTGGCAGTGTGCTACTGCAGGAAACACCGTAACAAAG CAGATCTAACTGACAACACAATATATGCTGATGTTATGGACAACACAAGAAGTAGAGAT ACAAGATCAAACAGTCATCTAAACCCAGTATCCATCTATGAAACTGTCAATGATCTGGTTATCCCAAGATTGAACAAG CCGCAGACTCTGTATGACAAGATCACGTTTGGACGCCGGGAAGCCCACCCTTCTCCTTTCCAGGAAGTATTGTGA
- the LOC139379186 gene encoding uncharacterized protein: MLNQIVFIYIDNILVFCHSPEEHVLHIRQVLQRLLENQLLAVLAEKCELHRATIPFLGYIISAGSVKMDPGKFPFTWSPAAFWDLKHRFTTAPHPFNHRLNATEKNYDVWNRELLEDILLIRLVNLYSGVGVPLIINKRVGDSVELLAGLETGHLKSLEWKYRGKDIAEFNTEVVYSPGSQFEGRLKMNTKNFRGFSTYSKTITLKVHEPISKVAIQTDIKLLANHSCTVRLVCNVSSYPNITYTWERDNEIYGDAQQIHFSLSPAERDISVKCNASNLVSWKTAFEMAKCSNDTTTPEYVTGLAWYTIYIGISVGGAVVLILTVAVAVCYCRGQSNTEDLIDNTIYADVMDNIIIRDTRSNSHLNPVSIYETVNDLVIPRLNKLQTLYDKITFGRPEGPPSPYQEVL, translated from the exons ATGTTGAACCAGATCGTCTTCATTTACATTGATAACATCCTCGTCTTCTGCCACTCCCCCGAAGAACACGTGCTCCACATCCGACAGGTTCTTCAACGCCTGCTGGAGAATCAGCTGTTAGCTGTTCTGGCAGAGAAGTGTGAGTTGCATCGCGCCACCATCCCCTTTCTGGGGTACATCATCTCCGCTGGGAGTGTCAAGATGGATCCCGGGAAG TTTCCATTCACGTGGTCCCCTGCTGCATTCTGGGACCTCAAACATCGCTTCACCACTGCTCCCCACCCATTCAACCACCGCCTAAACGCCACGGAGAAAAATTACGATGTGTGGAATCGTGAGCTTCTCGAA gatatccttctcatCAGACtcgttaacctcta ttcaGGTGTGGGTGTTCCTCTGATCATCAACAAGAGAGTGGGGGACTCCGTGGAGCTGCTGGCAGGCTTAGAGACGGGACATTTAAAATCATTGGAGTGGAAGTATAGAGGAAAGGATATTGCAGAATTCAACACCGAAGTTGTATATTCACCTGGATCCCAGTTTGAGGGGAGACTAAAGATGAACACCAAAAACTTCAGGGGATTTTCTACTTACAGTAAGACCATCACTCTGAAGGTCCACG AGCCTATATCCAAGGTGGCGATCCAGACAGACATCAAGCTATTGGCCAACCACTCCTGTACGGTACGGCTGGTGTGCAACGTGTCCTCCTACCCCAACATTACCTACACCtgggagagagacaatgagatcTACGGGGACGCCCAGCAgattcacttctctctctcaccagcaGAGAGAGACATCAGTGTAAAGTGCAACGCCTccaacctagtcagttggaaaacTGCTTTTGAGATGGCAAAGTGTAGTAATGACACAACCACCCCAG AATATGTGACAGGACTGGCGTGGTATACCATCTACATCGGAATATCAGTGGGAGGCGCTGTGGTGCTGATCCTCACTGTAGCTGTGGCAGTCTGCTACTGCAGGGGCCAAAGTAACACAG AAGATCTAATTGACAACACAATATATGCTGATGTTATGGACAACATAATAATTAGAGAT ACAAGATCAAACAGTCATCTAAACCCAGTATCCATCTATGAAACTGTCAATGATCTGGTTATCCCAAGATTGAACAAG CTGCAGACTCTGTATGACAAGATCACATTTGGACGCCCAGAAGGCCCCCCTTCTCCCTACCAGGAAGTACTGTGA